One Fusobacterium ulcerans DNA segment encodes these proteins:
- the tig gene encoding trigger factor: MKHEIKKLENSAVEIKISLTTEEVSPIKNEVLAELAGKAEVPGFRKGKAPLDKVEAQFKDALKEEVTEKVLHKYYEEVVKAENIMPISYIHSVVTNLNDAFDLTFKVDVYPTVELGEYKGLEAEKETFEMTEEVLNKELEIMVNSKSKLEDTEAGHKAEMGDTVDLAFEGFVDGVPFEGGKSESHTLKLGSKMFIDNFEDQLVGYTAGQEGEINVTFPEQYHAADLAGKPAVFKVKINAIKKLVVPELNEELAKELGFESIEDLKAKKTEEIKAREEARIKNEYIGKLLDKVAASSKVEVPFSMVATEVKNRISEMENQLSAQGIGMDMYLQMTGMDRAKLENQIAPMAAGKVKVDLILEAIAKAENLEVSEEEVTAKMTEVAKYYGMDLAKLEEELKTHNNYDNFKYTLKGECMMQKAINLLVETAK, translated from the coding sequence ATGAAACACGAAATCAAAAAATTAGAAAATTCAGCAGTAGAAATCAAAATTTCTCTTACTACTGAAGAAGTAAGTCCTATTAAAAATGAGGTATTAGCAGAACTTGCAGGTAAAGCAGAAGTTCCTGGATTCAGAAAAGGGAAAGCTCCTCTAGACAAAGTTGAAGCTCAATTCAAAGATGCTCTAAAAGAGGAAGTTACTGAGAAAGTTTTACATAAATACTATGAAGAAGTAGTGAAAGCTGAAAACATCATGCCTATAAGCTATATTCACAGTGTAGTAACTAACCTTAATGATGCTTTTGATCTTACTTTCAAAGTTGATGTATATCCAACTGTTGAATTAGGAGAATATAAAGGATTAGAAGCTGAAAAAGAAACTTTTGAAATGACTGAAGAAGTTTTAAACAAAGAACTTGAAATCATGGTAAACAGCAAGTCTAAATTAGAAGATACTGAAGCTGGACACAAAGCTGAAATGGGAGATACTGTTGATCTTGCTTTTGAAGGATTTGTAGATGGTGTTCCTTTTGAAGGAGGAAAATCTGAATCTCATACTTTAAAATTAGGTTCTAAGATGTTTATTGATAATTTTGAAGACCAACTAGTTGGTTATACAGCTGGACAAGAAGGAGAAATTAATGTAACTTTCCCTGAGCAATATCACGCTGCTGATCTTGCTGGAAAACCTGCTGTTTTCAAAGTTAAAATCAACGCTATCAAAAAACTTGTTGTTCCTGAACTAAATGAAGAATTAGCTAAAGAATTAGGATTTGAATCTATTGAAGATCTTAAAGCTAAAAAAACTGAAGAAATCAAAGCTAGAGAAGAAGCTAGAATCAAAAATGAGTACATTGGTAAATTATTAGATAAAGTTGCTGCTAGTTCAAAAGTAGAAGTTCCTTTCTCTATGGTAGCTACTGAAGTTAAAAATAGAATCTCTGAAATGGAAAACCAACTTTCAGCTCAAGGTATAGGAATGGATATGTACCTACAAATGACTGGAATGGACAGAGCTAAATTAGAAAATCAAATCGCTCCTATGGCTGCTGGAAAAGTAAAAGTAGATCTTATACTTGAAGCTATAGCTAAAGCTGAAAACTTAGAAGTTTCTGAAGAAGAAGTTACTGCTAAAATGACAGAAGTTGCTAAATATTATGGAATGGATTTAGCTAAATTAGAAGAAGAATTAAAAACTCACAACAACTATGATAACTTTAAATATACATTAAAAGGTGAATGTATGATGCAAAAAGCTATCAACCTTTTAGTTGAAACTGCAAAATAA
- the clpP gene encoding ATP-dependent Clp endopeptidase proteolytic subunit ClpP — MYSPTVVESTGRSERAYDIYSRLLKDRIIFLGTEIDDNVANAIVAQLLFLEAEDPDKDIIMYINSPGGVVTAGMAIYDTMNYIKPDVQTVCIGQAASMGALLLGAGAKGKRYALEHSRIMIHQPLGGARGQATDIEIQAKEILRMKEMLSQIMADCTGKSLSEILNDTERDNYMSAEEAKNYGLIDQVFKK, encoded by the coding sequence ATGTATAGTCCAACAGTAGTAGAAAGTACAGGTAGATCAGAAAGGGCCTATGATATATATTCAAGACTTTTAAAAGATAGGATAATATTCTTAGGAACAGAAATAGATGATAATGTAGCAAATGCAATTGTGGCACAACTTCTTTTTCTTGAAGCTGAAGATCCTGATAAAGATATCATTATGTATATAAATAGTCCTGGTGGAGTAGTTACAGCAGGAATGGCTATATATGATACTATGAACTATATAAAACCTGATGTACAAACTGTCTGCATTGGTCAGGCAGCAAGTATGGGTGCTCTTCTTTTAGGGGCTGGAGCAAAAGGAAAAAGATATGCTCTAGAACATTCTAGAATAATGATTCACCAACCTTTAGGTGGAGCAAGAGGTCAGGCGACAGATATAGAAATACAGGCAAAAGAAATATTGAGAATGAAAGAGATGCTATCTCAAATAATGGCTGACTGCACAGGAAAATCACTTTCAGAAATCCTAAATGATACTGAAAGAGACAACTATATGTCAGCTGAAGAAGCAAAAAATTATGG